The Clostridium sp. AWRP genome has a window encoding:
- a CDS encoding ABC transporter ATP-binding protein, whose translation MKVLEVKSLKKYYGKDENLVKAVDNVSFFVDEGEFVVIIGTSGSGKSTLLHMVGGLDRPTSGEVYIVGQNIFSMKDDKLAIFRRRNIGFVFQAYNLIPVLNVWENITLPIGLDGKDVDESYVKELMETLNIYNKKNSLPNALSGGQQQRTAICRGLAAKPSIILADEPTGNLDSKTAQEVMALLKMSVKKYHQTLIMITHDDKIAQMGDRVIRIEDGKIVQGRE comes from the coding sequence ATGAAAGTATTGGAAGTAAAATCTCTAAAAAAATATTATGGGAAAGATGAGAATTTAGTTAAAGCAGTCGATAATGTAAGTTTTTTTGTAGATGAAGGAGAGTTTGTTGTAATAATTGGTACATCAGGTTCAGGTAAGAGTACGCTGCTTCACATGGTTGGAGGTCTTGATAGACCAACATCAGGGGAAGTTTATATTGTAGGGCAGAATATATTTTCAATGAAGGATGATAAGCTTGCTATATTTAGGAGAAGAAATATAGGTTTTGTTTTTCAAGCATACAATCTTATACCAGTCTTAAACGTGTGGGAAAACATAACACTCCCAATAGGACTTGATGGTAAAGATGTGGATGAAAGTTATGTTAAAGAACTTATGGAAACTTTAAATATATATAATAAGAAAAATTCACTTCCAAATGCTCTGTCAGGTGGACAACAACAGAGAACGGCTATATGTAGAGGTCTTGCAGCTAAACCGTCTATAATACTTGCAGATGAACCTACAGGAAATCTTGATTCCAAGACGGCGCAAGAAGTTATGGCGCTCTTGAAGATGTCAGTAAAAAAATATCATCAAACTCTAATTATGATAACTCATGATGATAAAATTGCACAGATGGGTGATAGAGTGATTAGAATTGAAGACGGAAAAATAGTGCAGGGGAGGGAGTAA
- a CDS encoding ABC transporter permease yields MNYISNLARKNLKFSKTKNILIILTIALATCLITAAGIMFYSIQSSMINGAEEAMGNYHGMYVNVNDKQIETLKNNRKIEKLGEYIPFKNIKNKDLSDSQMELFYTDYAGADMTNVKLKQGNLPQKSNEIALESWVLDKLKVKSKIGESIHIKYENNKSMDFILSGILSDDKIRKQKNNVIGVVSKKLVTRNSSKIKMACYVRVKNHRNIMSTVFDIGHSIGLKDENIKTNSLYISAVGGDPSLLISFLVIALIIVIATIVVIYNIFYVSVIERIKQFGLLSAIGATKKQIRKVIFKEGFTLSIIAIPIGIIFAHAIYYIVRQLLISKYSIEIKSSPYIIIISALISLLAVVISLRKPEKLSSRISPVESMRYSGVEINSKKKERNSIKKISISKIAHLNLWRNKKRTIMTMISLTMSGILFIVICTILKSMNIDNLTKQDFKHEFSLTSTETAGNHLNDKMINNIKNIKGVKNVSTEKYTGNISVNNLSYGLYGYDDYLLGKFKKYLIAGKISPEELKSKDEVLVATNYDKNDNRICKYKVGDKINLSIVVDKNGKQTESIKKQFTVAGIVSKNIGSFGWKIDGYDLITHEDVFTRGEFKDKLASANDNKISGVYIDIDSSKFESIKSKLKSVSQKDNRIFYDSHTDYKKEIESQYMGIQIIAMSFIVIIALIGILNLINTMITSILTRKKEYGMLQAVGLSDRELRKMLQIEGIYYSLGSSLMSIIFGTSLGYLCFKLFKKSGADYAEYKLPLGSILVLILAFAIITILITYLIENKLKKESIIDRIRYSE; encoded by the coding sequence ATGAATTATATATCCAATCTTGCTAGGAAGAATTTAAAGTTTTCTAAAACCAAGAATATACTGATCATACTCACTATAGCGTTAGCTACTTGTCTCATAACTGCTGCTGGAATAATGTTTTACAGTATACAAAGTTCTATGATAAATGGAGCTGAAGAAGCAATGGGAAACTATCATGGAATGTATGTTAATGTAAATGATAAACAAATCGAAACTCTAAAGAATAATAGGAAAATTGAAAAGTTAGGGGAATATATTCCATTTAAAAATATAAAAAATAAAGATTTAAGTGATTCTCAAATGGAGTTATTTTATACTGATTATGCAGGGGCAGATATGACGAATGTGAAATTAAAACAAGGAAACTTGCCTCAAAAATCAAATGAAATAGCACTAGAATCATGGGTACTTGACAAATTAAAAGTAAAATCTAAAATAGGAGAAAGCATTCATATTAAATATGAAAACAATAAAAGTATGGATTTTATTTTAAGTGGAATATTAAGCGATGATAAAATACGTAAGCAGAAAAATAATGTCATAGGTGTAGTATCAAAAAAACTTGTAACTCGAAATTCATCTAAAATAAAGATGGCATGTTATGTAAGAGTTAAAAATCATAGAAATATTATGAGCACTGTTTTTGATATTGGACATAGTATTGGTTTAAAGGATGAAAATATAAAGACAAATTCACTGTATATAAGTGCAGTAGGAGGAGATCCATCATTACTAATATCATTTCTTGTTATAGCTTTAATTATAGTAATTGCAACTATTGTGGTTATCTATAATATATTTTATGTATCTGTTATTGAAAGAATAAAACAATTTGGTCTTCTTTCTGCAATTGGTGCAACTAAAAAGCAAATTAGAAAAGTTATATTTAAAGAAGGATTTACTTTATCAATTATAGCAATTCCAATAGGGATTATATTTGCACATGCAATATATTATATAGTAAGGCAACTATTAATTTCAAAGTACTCCATAGAAATAAAATCTTCACCATATATTATAATTATTTCGGCACTGATAAGTTTATTAGCAGTTGTAATTTCTCTTAGAAAACCAGAAAAGCTTTCTTCGAGAATATCTCCAGTAGAATCAATGAGATACAGTGGTGTAGAAATAAATTCAAAGAAAAAAGAAAGAAATTCAATTAAAAAAATATCTATATCTAAAATTGCACATTTAAATCTCTGGCGAAATAAAAAGAGAACGATTATGACCATGATTTCTCTTACTATGAGTGGCATTTTATTTATTGTAATTTGTACTATACTTAAAAGTATGAATATAGATAATTTAACAAAACAAGATTTTAAACACGAATTTTCATTAACAAGCACAGAAACAGCGGGCAATCATTTAAATGATAAGATGATAAATAATATAAAAAATATTAAAGGTGTTAAAAATGTTAGTACTGAAAAATATACCGGTAATATATCTGTTAACAATTTGAGCTATGGACTATATGGATATGATGATTATCTTTTAGGTAAATTTAAAAAATATTTAATAGCTGGAAAAATATCTCCTGAGGAATTAAAAAGTAAAGATGAAGTTTTAGTTGCAACTAATTATGACAAAAATGATAACAGGATTTGCAAATATAAAGTTGGAGATAAAATAAATTTATCAATTGTAGTAGATAAAAATGGGAAACAAACAGAAAGCATAAAAAAACAATTTACTGTGGCAGGTATAGTCAGTAAGAATATAGGAAGTTTTGGCTGGAAAATAGATGGATATGATCTTATAACCCACGAAGATGTGTTTACAAGAGGAGAATTTAAGGACAAGTTAGCTAGTGCAAATGACAACAAGATATCAGGAGTATATATAGACATTGACAGCAGTAAATTTGAATCTATAAAAAGTAAGCTTAAGTCAGTTTCACAAAAGGACAATAGAATATTTTATGATTCACATACGGATTATAAAAAAGAAATTGAAAGTCAGTATATGGGGATACAAATTATTGCAATGAGTTTTATTGTCATTATAGCCCTTATTGGGATTTTAAATCTTATAAATACCATGATTACAAGTATACTTACTAGAAAAAAAGAGTACGGCATGCTTCAAGCTGTTGGACTTTCAGACAGAGAGCTTCGCAAAATGCTTCAAATTGAAGGAATATATTATTCTCTTGGAAGTTCCTTAATGTCTATAATTTTTGGAACATCTTTAGGATACCTGTGTTTTAAATTGTTTAAAAAGTCCGGAGCAGATTATGCAGAATATAAATTACCACTAGGTTCAATTCTAGTATTGATTTTAGCGTTTGCCATAATAACAATACTCATAACTTATTTAATTGAAAATAAGTTAAAAAAGGAATCAATTATAGATAGAATAAGATATAGTGAATAA
- a CDS encoding M20/M25/M40 family metallo-hydrolase produces the protein MEDLDLFKEICETHAPSGREDWLYSIIEDNFNQFGDITISKLNNMYIHKEGKTSSKLMIMSHADEVFLMVKEITKEGFVKFKGLGIDAKSLVAQEVIIHGKENISGVVALKYDYSDKQKNKVSVENLYIETGFCTEKLRSLIKVGDYITLDRKMVGLLNDNVSCKSIDNRASIFAMYVCAEELKNVNPDLNVYFVCSCQEEVGHRGAKMASYEVKPDIGIALDVTFDGGTLGDSDRENKLGAGPVICIGPNIHTKIKNRIIQTADKYNIPYQIEVEPGNTGTDAWDIQTAEGGIPTLLISIPIKYMHTSVEVVNLKDIKNTGRLLARFIQELKEDELEGLFCF, from the coding sequence ATGGAGGATTTAGATTTATTCAAAGAAATATGCGAAACTCATGCACCAAGTGGCAGAGAAGACTGGCTGTATTCTATTATAGAAGATAATTTTAATCAATTTGGAGATATAACTATAAGCAAGCTAAATAATATGTATATACATAAAGAGGGAAAAACTTCTAGCAAATTAATGATAATGTCTCATGCAGATGAAGTTTTTTTAATGGTAAAAGAAATAACAAAAGAAGGCTTTGTAAAATTTAAAGGATTGGGAATAGATGCTAAAAGCCTTGTTGCTCAAGAAGTTATCATTCATGGAAAAGAAAATATATCTGGAGTTGTGGCGTTAAAATATGATTATAGTGATAAACAAAAAAATAAAGTTAGTGTGGAAAACCTATATATAGAAACTGGTTTTTGCACAGAAAAATTAAGAAGTTTAATTAAGGTAGGAGATTATATTACTTTAGATAGAAAAATGGTAGGGCTTTTAAATGACAATGTGAGTTGTAAGTCAATAGATAACAGAGCTAGCATTTTTGCTATGTATGTTTGTGCGGAAGAACTTAAAAATGTAAATCCAGATTTAAATGTTTATTTTGTATGTTCATGTCAGGAGGAAGTAGGACATAGAGGAGCCAAAATGGCAAGTTACGAAGTTAAACCTGATATAGGTATAGCACTTGATGTTACTTTTGATGGTGGAACTTTAGGAGATAGCGATAGGGAAAATAAGCTGGGAGCAGGGCCAGTTATATGTATAGGCCCTAATATACATACTAAAATTAAAAACAGGATAATACAAACTGCAGATAAATATAACATTCCATACCAAATTGAAGTTGAGCCGGGAAACACTGGAACTGATGCTTGGGATATTCAAACTGCAGAAGGGGGAATACCTACACTTCTTATATCTATTCCTATAAAGTATATGCATACTTCTGTAGAAGTGGTAAATTTGAAAGATATCAAAAACACAGGAAGACTTTTGGCTAGGTTTATTCAAGAGTTAAAAGAGGATGAATTGGAGGGATTATTTTGCTTTTAG